The genomic stretch CAGTCTGCGCCTGCGCGCGGTGCGTCCCCGCCCGGCCGGCCTGCCGTGGCCGCCGGCGCTGCTCGGACCGGCGTTGGAGCGGCGGCTCGGCCGGCTGCTCGACGCCGACCTGGCGGTGGTGGTGGAGCCGCGTCCGGACGGGAGCGGCGGGGCACGCCGGGAGGTAACCGCCACCGCCGTCGGCCGGGCCGTGGGACGGCCGGTGCGGCTGCGGTACCGGCCGGACGGTCGGCCGGAGGAGGTCAACGGCCGGCACGTCTCCGCCGCCCACAGCGAGGGCGCGAGTCTGCTGGTGGCCGGCACCGGGCCGCTCGCCTGCGACCTGGAGGTGGTCCGGCCACGGCCCGCCGAGGTCTGGGCCGACCTGCTCGGCCGGCACGCCGGGCTGGCCGGGCAGATCGCCGCCGACCTCGGCGAGGACGCCGACGTCGCCGCCACCCGGGTCTGGTGTGCCAAGGAGTGCCTGGTCAAGGCGGGGCTGCCGGTGGACGCCCCGCTCACGGTGACCGGTGCCGACGGCGAGTGGGTGCTGGTGCGCAGCGGCCGGGTCACGGTGGCCACCGGCACGGTCCGCATGACCGGCGAGCCACAGCTGGTGGTCGTCGCCGTCCTCACCGCGACGGGGGTGTGACGTGTCCGCCTGGTACGAGTACCGCCACGTGGTCGGCTTCGAGGAGACGAACCTCGTCGGCAACGTCTACTACGTCAACTACCTGCGCTGGCAGGGCCGCTGCCGGGAGATGTTCCTGCGCGAGCACGCCCCGGCGGTGGTGGACGACCTGCGCGCCGGGCTGAAGCTGTTCACGCTGCGGGTCGACTGCGAGTACCTCGCCGAACTCGACGCGTTCGACGAGCTGCGCATCCGGATGAGCCTGACCGAGCTGACCCAGACGCAGCTCGGCCTGGCCTTCGACTACCTGCGCGACGGCGCGGGCGGGCTGGTCCCGGTGGCCCGGGGCCACCAGCGGATCGCCTGCATGCGGGAGGTCGCCGGGCAGGTGGTGCCGACCCGCGTGCCGCCGCCGCTGGTGCGGGCGCTGGCGCCGTACCGGGCTGCCGAGGGGGTGTCCGGCCGTGCCTGAGCGGGCCGTGGACATCCCGCCGGCCGCCGCGGCGCTACGGACGGTGCTCGGCGAGTTCGTCACCG from Micromonospora craniellae encodes the following:
- a CDS encoding acyl-CoA thioesterase codes for the protein MSAWYEYRHVVGFEETNLVGNVYYVNYLRWQGRCREMFLREHAPAVVDDLRAGLKLFTLRVDCEYLAELDAFDELRIRMSLTELTQTQLGLAFDYLRDGAGGLVPVARGHQRIACMREVAGQVVPTRVPPPLVRALAPYRAAEGVSGRA